A single window of Ovis aries strain OAR_USU_Benz2616 breed Rambouillet chromosome 24, ARS-UI_Ramb_v3.0, whole genome shotgun sequence DNA harbors:
- the CIITA gene encoding MHC class II transactivator isoform X7 codes for MDHFQTILTWVRMLLSSHRPSQVQALLDNLLAEELLSREYHYALLHESDDEALARKISLTLLEKGDPDLALLGWIWSGLQAPTAERDPSYKDPGGSGQCPTMELGPLEGSYLELLNSSADPLQLYHLYDRMDLTAEEEIDLCSEPDTDTINCEQFSRLLCDMEGDEETREAYANIAELDQYVFQDTQLEGLSKDIFIEHIGLEEMTSESVEVLEEAGQKTQKRPFPEELPVDLKHRKLAEPLTMPVVTGTFLVGPVSDSLAQPCLPPSALFNTEPASSQTRLKDLAPPSSSLLSCLSLPSGPIQIIPTLSTLPQGLWPISGTGTGVSSILIYQSEMPPASQTPPASGPAVQSLPKSPDRPGSTSPFAPSAADLPSMPEPALTSRANLTEDEMSPTKCPAAGGASSKLPKWPESVERFYQLLRDKYQAQPAGPEGTLVEMDLVRVRLEKSSGKSQERELATLDWAERQPARGGLAEVLLAASDRQQPRETRVIAVLGKAGHGKSHWARAVSRAWAHGQLPQYDFVFWVPCHRLDRLGTSYRLQDLLSSLGPQPLPVNDEVLSYIARRPNRILLVLDGFEELEAHDGSLHSTGGPGSAEPRSLRGLLAGLLQRKLLRGCTLLLTAWPRGRLAQSLSKADALFEVAGFSAQQAETYVKHYFESEGTAEHQERALALLRAQPFLLSHSHSPTVCRAVCQLTEALLQRGDEAQLPSTLTGLFVGLLGPAARDGPPEALAGLARLAWELGRAHQRGLKAGCLPSAEARAWAVAQGWLRPTTGAPETELAFSSFLLQCFLGAVWLALSGEIKDKELPQYLALTPRKKRPYDNWLEGVPRFLVGLVFQPRASCLGALAGPAASTSVDRKQKVLTRYLKRLQPGTLQAGRLLELLHCAHEALDPGLWQHVLQGLPARLSFLGTRLTPPDTHVLGSALKAAGQDFSLDLRGTGVDPSGLGSLVGLSCVTHFRAALSDTVELWESLQQRGEAKLLRAVEEKFTIEPFKAKSMKDVEDLGNLVQIQRTRSSSEAAAGELPAVRDLKKLEFALGPVLGPQVFPKLVKILEAFTSLQHLDLDSLSENKIGDEGVAQLSATFPQLKALETLKWTVLRLLPWAAL; via the exons GCAGTGGACAGTGCCCTACCATGGAGCTGGGACCTCTAGAAGGCAGTTACTTAGAACTTCTCAACAGCAGTGCTGACCCTTTGCAGCTCTACCACCTCTACGACCGGATGGATCTGACAGCAGAAGAAGAGATAGATCTCTGCTCAG AGCCTGACACAGACACCATCAACTGCGAACAGTTCAGCAGGCTGTTGTGTGACATGGAAGGGGATGAAGAGACCAGGGAGGCTTATGCCAATATCG CGGAATTGGACCAGTACGTCTTCCAGGACACTCAGCTGGAGGGCCTGAGCAAAGACATTTTCA TTGAGCACATAGGATTGGAAGAAATGACCAGCGAGAGTGTGGAGGTGCTGGAGGAAGCAGGGCAGAAAACTCAGAAAAGAC CCTTCCCAGAGGAGCTGCCTGTGGATCTGAAGCACCGGAAGCTAG CCGAGCCCCTCACCATGCCCGTGGTGACTGGCACTTTCCTGGTGGGGCCAGTGAGCGACTCCTTGGCTCAGCCCTGCCTGCCGCCTTCTGCTCTGTTCAACACGGAGCCAGCATCCAGCCAGACCCGGCTGAAGGACCTGG CACCTCCTTCCAGTTCCTTGTTGAGCTGCCTGAGTCTTCCCTCGGGACCCATTCAGATTATCCCCACTCTCTCCACTCTGCCCCAGGGGCTCTGGCCGATCTCAGGGACTGGGACAGGGGTCTCCAGTATACTCATCTACCAAA GTGAGATGCCCCCGGCCAGCCAAACACCCCCAGCCAGCGGGCCTGCTGTCCAGAGCCTTCCCAAGTCCCCAGACCGGCCTGGCTCCACCAGCCCCTTTGCCCCGTCTGCCGCTGACCTCCCCAGCATGCCCGAACCAGCCCTGACCTCCCGTGCAAATCTGACAG aggatgagatgtcccCCACCAAATGCCCAGCAGCTGGCGGGGCCTCCAGCAAACTTCCCAAGTGGCCTG AGAGCGTGGAGCGGTTCTACCAGTTGCTACGGGACAAGTACCAGGCCCAGCCCGCCGGCCCAGAAGGCACCCTGGTGGAGATGGACCTGGTGAGGGTGAGGCTGGAGAAGAGCAGCGGGAAGAGCCAGGAGAGAGAGCTGGCTACCCTGGACTGGGCAGAGCGGCAGCCGGCCCGAGGGGGCCTGGCCGAGGTGCTGCTGGCTGCCAGCGACCGCCAGCAGCCCCGAGAGACGCGGGTGATCGCTGTGCTGGGCAAAGCGGGACATGGGAAGAGTCACTGGGCCCGGGCCGTGAGCCGGGCCTGGGCCCACGGCCAGCTGCCCCAGTACGACTTTGTCTTCTGGGTCCCCTGCCACCGTTTGGACCGTCTGGGGACCTCCTACCGCCTGCAGGATCTGCTGTCCTCCCTGGGCCCGCAGCCGCTGCCGGTGAACGACGAGGTCCTCAGTTACATCGCAAGGAGGCCCAACCGCATCCTGCTCGTCCTGGATGGCTTCGAGGAGCTGGAAGCCCACGACGGCTCCCTACACAGCACAGGGGGCCCCGGGTCGGCAGAGCCCCGCTCCCTCCGGGGACTGCTGGCTGGCCTCCTCCAGCGCAAGCTGCTGCGGGGCTGCACCCTGCTGCTCACTGCCTGGCCCCGGGGCCGCCTGGCCCAGAGCCTGAGCAAGGCGGATGCCCTGTTCGAGGTGGCTGGTTTCTCTGCCCAGCAGGCTGAGACCTACGTGAAGCATTACTTTGAGTCGGAGGGGACCGCCGAGCACCAAGAGAGGGCCCTGGCACTCCTGCGGGCCCAGCCATTCCTCCTGAGCCATAGCCACAGCCCCACCGTGTGCCGGGCCGTGTGCCAGCTCACGGAGGCCCTCCTGCAGCGGGGTGATGAAGCCCAGCTGCCCTCCACGCTCACAGGCCTCTTTGTGGGCCTGCTAGGCCCAGCAGCCCGCGATGGCCCCCCAGAGGCTCTGGCAGGACTGGCCAGGCTGGCCTGGGAGCTGGGCCGTGCGCACCAGAGGGGCCTGAAGGCAGGCTGCTTGCCGTCGGCGGAGGCAAGGGCCTGGGCTGTGGCCCAAGGCTGGTTGCGGCCCACCACAGGGGCCCCGGAGACGGAGCTGGCCTTCTCTAGCTTCCTGCTGCAGTGCTTCCTGGGGGCCGTGTGGCTGGCTCTGAGTGGCGAAATCAAGGACAAGGAGCTGCCGCAGTATCTGGCCTTGACTCCGAGGAAGAAGCGGCCCTATGACAACTGGCTGGAGGGCGTGCCGCGCTTCTTGGTCGGACTGGTCTTCCAGCCTCGCGCCAGCTGCCTGGGGGCCCTGGCAGGGCCGGCGGCCTCCACATCAGTGGACAGGAAGCAGAAGGTGCTCACGAGGTACCTGAAGCGTCTGCAGCCCGGGACGCTGCAGGCAGGGCGGCTGCTGGAGCTGTTGCACTGTGCCCACGAGGCACTGGACCCCGGGCTCTGGCAGCACGTGCTGCAGGGGCTCCCGGCCCGCCTCTCCTTCCTGGGCACACGGCTCACACCTCCCGACACCCACGTGCTGGGCAGCGCCCTGAAGGCGGCGGGCCAAGACTTTTCCCTGGACCTCCGCGGCACTGGTGTCGACCCTTCCGGCCTGGGGAGCCTCGTGGGACTCAGCTGTGTCACCCATTTCAG GGCTGCGTTGAGTGACACTGTGGAGCTGTGGGAGTCCCTGCAGCAGCGTGGGGAGGCCAAGCTACTCCGGGCGGTGGAGGAGAAGTTCACCATTGAGCCTTTCAAGGCCAAGTCCATGAAAGATGTGGAAGACCTTGGCAACCTCGTGCAGATCCAGAG GACAAGAAGCTCCTCTGAAGCAGCAGCTGGGGAGCTCCCTGCTGTCCGAGACTTAAAGAAGCTGGAGTTTGC GCTGGGCCCTGTCTTGGGCCCACAGGTTTTTCCTAAACTGGTGAAGATCCTCGAGGCCTTTACTTCCCTTCAGCATCTGGA CCTGGACTCGCTGAGCGAGAACAAGATCGGGGACGAGGGTGTTGCCCAGCTCTCAGCCACCTTCCCTCAGCTGAAGGCCCTGGAGACACTCAA GTGGACTGTCTTGCGTTTGCTGCCCTGGGCCGCCCTATGA
- the CIITA gene encoding MHC class II transactivator isoform X8, with translation MELGPLEGSYLELLNSSADPLQLYHLYDRMDLTAEEEIDLCSEPDTDTINCEQFSRLLCDMEGDEETREAYANIAELDQYVFQDTQLEGLSKDIFIEHIGLEEMTSESVEVLEEAGQKTQKRPFPEELPVDLKHRKLAEPLTMPVVTGTFLVGPVSDSLAQPCLPPSALFNTEPASSQTRLKDLAPPSSSLLSCLSLPSGPIQIIPTLSTLPQGLWPISGTGTGVSSILIYQSEMPPASQTPPASGPAVQSLPKSPDRPGSTSPFAPSAADLPSMPEPALTSRANLTEDEMSPTKCPAAGGASSKLPKWPESVERFYQLLRDKYQAQPAGPEGTLVEMDLVRVRLEKSSGKSQERELATLDWAERQPARGGLAEVLLAASDRQQPRETRVIAVLGKAGHGKSHWARAVSRAWAHGQLPQYDFVFWVPCHRLDRLGTSYRLQDLLSSLGPQPLPVNDEVLSYIARRPNRILLVLDGFEELEAHDGSLHSTGGPGSAEPRSLRGLLAGLLQRKLLRGCTLLLTAWPRGRLAQSLSKADALFEVAGFSAQQAETYVKHYFESEGTAEHQERALALLRAQPFLLSHSHSPTVCRAVCQLTEALLQRGDEAQLPSTLTGLFVGLLGPAARDGPPEALAGLARLAWELGRAHQRGLKAGCLPSAEARAWAVAQGWLRPTTGAPETELAFSSFLLQCFLGAVWLALSGEIKDKELPQYLALTPRKKRPYDNWLEGVPRFLVGLVFQPRASCLGALAGPAASTSVDRKQKVLTRYLKRLQPGTLQAGRLLELLHCAHEALDPGLWQHVLQGLPARLSFLGTRLTPPDTHVLGSALKAAGQDFSLDLRGTGVDPSGLGSLVGLSCVTHFRAALSDTVELWESLQQRGEAKLLRAVEEKFTIEPFKAKSMKDVEDLGNLVQIQRTRSSSEAAAGELPAVRDLKKLEFALGPVLGPQVFPKLVKILEAFTSLQHLDLDSLSENKIGDEGVAQLSATFPQLKALETLNLSQNNITDVGACKLAEALPALAASLLRLSLYNNCICDTGAESLAHVLPDMVSLRVLDVQYNKFTAAGAQQLAAGLRKCPQVKTLAMWTPTIPFGVQEHLQQLDPRIILR, from the exons ATGGAGCTGGGACCTCTAGAAGGCAGTTACTTAGAACTTCTCAACAGCAGTGCTGACCCTTTGCAGCTCTACCACCTCTACGACCGGATGGATCTGACAGCAGAAGAAGAGATAGATCTCTGCTCAG AGCCTGACACAGACACCATCAACTGCGAACAGTTCAGCAGGCTGTTGTGTGACATGGAAGGGGATGAAGAGACCAGGGAGGCTTATGCCAATATCG CGGAATTGGACCAGTACGTCTTCCAGGACACTCAGCTGGAGGGCCTGAGCAAAGACATTTTCA TTGAGCACATAGGATTGGAAGAAATGACCAGCGAGAGTGTGGAGGTGCTGGAGGAAGCAGGGCAGAAAACTCAGAAAAGAC CCTTCCCAGAGGAGCTGCCTGTGGATCTGAAGCACCGGAAGCTAG CCGAGCCCCTCACCATGCCCGTGGTGACTGGCACTTTCCTGGTGGGGCCAGTGAGCGACTCCTTGGCTCAGCCCTGCCTGCCGCCTTCTGCTCTGTTCAACACGGAGCCAGCATCCAGCCAGACCCGGCTGAAGGACCTGG CACCTCCTTCCAGTTCCTTGTTGAGCTGCCTGAGTCTTCCCTCGGGACCCATTCAGATTATCCCCACTCTCTCCACTCTGCCCCAGGGGCTCTGGCCGATCTCAGGGACTGGGACAGGGGTCTCCAGTATACTCATCTACCAAA GTGAGATGCCCCCGGCCAGCCAAACACCCCCAGCCAGCGGGCCTGCTGTCCAGAGCCTTCCCAAGTCCCCAGACCGGCCTGGCTCCACCAGCCCCTTTGCCCCGTCTGCCGCTGACCTCCCCAGCATGCCCGAACCAGCCCTGACCTCCCGTGCAAATCTGACAG aggatgagatgtcccCCACCAAATGCCCAGCAGCTGGCGGGGCCTCCAGCAAACTTCCCAAGTGGCCTG AGAGCGTGGAGCGGTTCTACCAGTTGCTACGGGACAAGTACCAGGCCCAGCCCGCCGGCCCAGAAGGCACCCTGGTGGAGATGGACCTGGTGAGGGTGAGGCTGGAGAAGAGCAGCGGGAAGAGCCAGGAGAGAGAGCTGGCTACCCTGGACTGGGCAGAGCGGCAGCCGGCCCGAGGGGGCCTGGCCGAGGTGCTGCTGGCTGCCAGCGACCGCCAGCAGCCCCGAGAGACGCGGGTGATCGCTGTGCTGGGCAAAGCGGGACATGGGAAGAGTCACTGGGCCCGGGCCGTGAGCCGGGCCTGGGCCCACGGCCAGCTGCCCCAGTACGACTTTGTCTTCTGGGTCCCCTGCCACCGTTTGGACCGTCTGGGGACCTCCTACCGCCTGCAGGATCTGCTGTCCTCCCTGGGCCCGCAGCCGCTGCCGGTGAACGACGAGGTCCTCAGTTACATCGCAAGGAGGCCCAACCGCATCCTGCTCGTCCTGGATGGCTTCGAGGAGCTGGAAGCCCACGACGGCTCCCTACACAGCACAGGGGGCCCCGGGTCGGCAGAGCCCCGCTCCCTCCGGGGACTGCTGGCTGGCCTCCTCCAGCGCAAGCTGCTGCGGGGCTGCACCCTGCTGCTCACTGCCTGGCCCCGGGGCCGCCTGGCCCAGAGCCTGAGCAAGGCGGATGCCCTGTTCGAGGTGGCTGGTTTCTCTGCCCAGCAGGCTGAGACCTACGTGAAGCATTACTTTGAGTCGGAGGGGACCGCCGAGCACCAAGAGAGGGCCCTGGCACTCCTGCGGGCCCAGCCATTCCTCCTGAGCCATAGCCACAGCCCCACCGTGTGCCGGGCCGTGTGCCAGCTCACGGAGGCCCTCCTGCAGCGGGGTGATGAAGCCCAGCTGCCCTCCACGCTCACAGGCCTCTTTGTGGGCCTGCTAGGCCCAGCAGCCCGCGATGGCCCCCCAGAGGCTCTGGCAGGACTGGCCAGGCTGGCCTGGGAGCTGGGCCGTGCGCACCAGAGGGGCCTGAAGGCAGGCTGCTTGCCGTCGGCGGAGGCAAGGGCCTGGGCTGTGGCCCAAGGCTGGTTGCGGCCCACCACAGGGGCCCCGGAGACGGAGCTGGCCTTCTCTAGCTTCCTGCTGCAGTGCTTCCTGGGGGCCGTGTGGCTGGCTCTGAGTGGCGAAATCAAGGACAAGGAGCTGCCGCAGTATCTGGCCTTGACTCCGAGGAAGAAGCGGCCCTATGACAACTGGCTGGAGGGCGTGCCGCGCTTCTTGGTCGGACTGGTCTTCCAGCCTCGCGCCAGCTGCCTGGGGGCCCTGGCAGGGCCGGCGGCCTCCACATCAGTGGACAGGAAGCAGAAGGTGCTCACGAGGTACCTGAAGCGTCTGCAGCCCGGGACGCTGCAGGCAGGGCGGCTGCTGGAGCTGTTGCACTGTGCCCACGAGGCACTGGACCCCGGGCTCTGGCAGCACGTGCTGCAGGGGCTCCCGGCCCGCCTCTCCTTCCTGGGCACACGGCTCACACCTCCCGACACCCACGTGCTGGGCAGCGCCCTGAAGGCGGCGGGCCAAGACTTTTCCCTGGACCTCCGCGGCACTGGTGTCGACCCTTCCGGCCTGGGGAGCCTCGTGGGACTCAGCTGTGTCACCCATTTCAG GGCTGCGTTGAGTGACACTGTGGAGCTGTGGGAGTCCCTGCAGCAGCGTGGGGAGGCCAAGCTACTCCGGGCGGTGGAGGAGAAGTTCACCATTGAGCCTTTCAAGGCCAAGTCCATGAAAGATGTGGAAGACCTTGGCAACCTCGTGCAGATCCAGAG GACAAGAAGCTCCTCTGAAGCAGCAGCTGGGGAGCTCCCTGCTGTCCGAGACTTAAAGAAGCTGGAGTTTGC GCTGGGCCCTGTCTTGGGCCCACAGGTTTTTCCTAAACTGGTGAAGATCCTCGAGGCCTTTACTTCCCTTCAGCATCTGGA CCTGGACTCGCTGAGCGAGAACAAGATCGGGGACGAGGGTGTTGCCCAGCTCTCAGCCACCTTCCCTCAGCTGAAGGCCCTGGAGACACTCAA CTTGTCCCAGAACAATATCACCGATGTGGGTGCCTGCAAGCTGGCCGAGGCTCTGCCCGCGCTGGCTGCATCCCTCCTCAGGCTGAG CTTGTACAATAACTGTATCTGCGACACGGGAGCCGAGAGCCTGGCGCATGTGCTTCCAGACATGGTGTCCCTCCGGGTGCTGGA CGTCCAGTACAACAAGTTCACAGCCGCTGGGGCCCAGCAGCTTGCCGCTGGCCTGAGAAAGTGCCCTCAGGTGAAGACACTGGC